gaatattatttcttaaaaaaaaaattaggtaaaatcttacttttcatttttttgatacGATACATTATAACTAACTTAATTTGCATGTGAAAACtactaaaaaattcaaaattaaataagataaaacttaaaataaaaaacaacataTGCATGACATCATGATGGCCGTATTTTCTTGTAAATTCCCTACTGCCCAATTTCTGAAATATTGGTTGTACATTGAAagagttgagttgaattgattaatgaattgaattgtttttagagaataaacaaaagaaaaataggtTTATCCGCAAATAGCACCGTCCCCATGAAAGTGCGatctggaaaaataaaaaataaaaaataaaataaaataagggaAGAAAATAGGCcgtataatacttaatagtatTATAATACTCCTTTGTTAAagaatatggcatcatgttcaatGACTCACGGGGAGTTCATAAAATACGGCAGTATCACGTCTAgtctcataaaatatttataggtCCACAATGGGATTGAGGATATTAAAAGCCTTAGAGCAGTCGCcttaataaattttaactaaaattttattaaaaaatttatttttataaattttaactagtCACTttttataacattaaataataggcttaacaaatcttttaaaaattgaaaataatatcatcaacatgtGGTCCAGTGAATTATAAAAACAAGCATCACTTCATTAATATGAATCCCATTGAAGTCTTTTAAAGTTTAAGTGAGGGAGAGGAAAGACAGAgaatattgagttttttttcAACTAGTTCTTCTTGCGCGGGAGAGAAAGAGGTAGCGGGAAGTGAATATTTTagtccaaaaataatatttggccaACCCCTTCCACTCAATAAATTTGGTCAGCCATATAGTTTATGGTTAAATTTATTGTTCATTTGTTGAGCCTattgttgtattttattttacactttaactattctttgattaaaatttaactttgttGAGCCAACTACTAGTGCTATAAGGTGTTCATAGTTTTTGCCTTATATGAAAAATGCTTGGGAATCCGACAATGGATCTGGAGCATTTCTCCCGACACTTTGttattgttttcttcttctttttttttttatttttttttatttagtgattaattaagtattttttatttatgttgtgattttttttaatatttaagaatattttaaaaatatatataaaaataaataaattaccctTGTCGATCCAAATTTGGATCTTGAGTCGGTGGCCGTAGAGACACTTTTTTGCCTTTTGGTGTGGAAACAGATCATCCACCTCATTCATGAGAGGCTAAAACAAAAGCCATCTTTAGGTCTATGGTGGAACCCGGTTTCATGATTTCAAGTGAAAGTACTAGTACTGGTCTACAGCCATATTTGGTCTCTTGTTCGTACTTGCGACAAGTAAGCAAGAAAATTGCTTATAAAGACAATTAAGAAGAAGAATCATCGTGTGAAGCTTTGGCCGgtgagaaaaatataaaaaaagtaattacACATTTTAAGAAGCTGGTGTTTATAACCCAaaatccttttttatttatttttattttgtaaatatgtgtttcatcaaataaataaaactgagTATAATGAGTTATCATGATCCTCTTCAAATGAAGAAGtgggagaattatataaaagaacaAAGTATGGGAATGTTGTCCTCCTGGTGCATTAGGGGTGACAGGAACATCTCCACAGGCGGCATGTGAGATTAATGCTGCGGTGGCCAGTCTGTGATCATCGTAAGCATCTGTGATTCTGTAGATTCTCTAGGGGAGTGATCAAACAGTAATCTGatccttcttcttcaactcatgTAGCTCGTTCCCAGCTGAAACAGCGCGCGCTAAGAGTCATCAGTCATGTCATTTTGTCCATATTCAATATCGGGGAGCTAGCTAGCAAAGCAAGGTGTTTTCATTGATCTGGGAGAATCTCGTAGATAAGATAATATTGGTTAAACAGATAAAATTTAGAGACTACAAGGAACTAGAAAAAAGACAGCAATTGCAAGATCAATTGAAGAATATCGACTCTTTTCCAAGAAAAGCAATCAGTTTTCTACCCTGGAGCTTCAAAGGTGTTTGTTTAGCTAAGTTGCAAAACTCTATCGATCGCAAGACAACATGACACAGCTAAAAGCTGGGTCTCACCGTTACTTGTATGGCTCgatcatatatatatccttTTTCTGTAAATGTTTGAATGAATAGGCTTACTTAAGCTTCAGCCGTGTGTATTGTTCTATTTATATAGATTTACATTGAACGAGATAACTACAGGTGGAATAGATATGTACAATATAAATCCTATCTAAAGCATTATAATTCCTATATATCAAGAGGGATCGAAGATGCAGTTGGCATATCAGATAAGCATTGGAGTTCTGTTGGTGTATGAGATAAATACTGGACTTGAAGTGAGTGATCTTCGGAGGAGTTTGAATCTTGGCTTATCTGTCTATCATTTTCCACACAAAAAGCTGCATTTAATGGTTGAAATCACACTCTAGTTCTGCAAAATCACATCTCTTGTATGATCACTTTAAAACTAACTAAAGTTGGGTTCCCCCGCATCTAGCTGTAGATATTGATGCAAAGAGTTCAGAAGACATTTGAGAATGACAACATTATTACCTCGATGGACCAACGATAGATCACAGCAAAATGATTATCCCCTCAACATTAATGGCATCAAAATGTTCATACATAAGTCAAACGTAACAATTTAATATTACATCATAGGATAATAGTAAAAGAGATGTTAAATACGTAGCAATACTGTTTCCCACTTAACTgtataattaaattaagttttttaacatatttagaaaatgaaaaacttttcaatataaataaattaaagagcCATTTACGTTATTATTCTTGCTTGCTCACTAAAGACCTCATGACAAAATAATAATCGCCGACGTTCGTTGGTACCTTAATGCTCAAATTCTATCTATCGCCATCAGTAATGTTTTTCGTCAACAAACTTAACCGTGAGTTCGGGGCAAGATATTGGAGGGAAAGGTACCCACCCGCATAAGAGTTGAGTGACGAGTGTTACTGTTCATACATTTTTAGGATAATGCCACTCGGACCTAGATTTTTAATTGAGAAAGCTGACTGACAAgtgtaaatgtatttttttttcaatcattttttttatatatttataacattttaaaaaaaaattaaaaaataaatcaatttattattaatcattTGTTTaaccattaaattaaaaaaattaaaaataaaaatcacaatggATAAATTTTATCTATCAATTTTATTCATCTAAATAgcatttttccaaaattttaacAAACTTTTGGTGGTAGAGGACAATGTGGATAGGTAGGCTGAGGACAGGAGCTTCAACAACCACAAACTTTGGTAGATGTTGGGCAATATCTTCCCTTCCCTGTCCCCCAGGTGGAACCCACCAGCTCAAAAAGTTTAGGACCACTCCAAAGTTTATTAAGAggcttaatttatatttatggatggtgataaaaattaaaaattaaaaaaaaatattttttaatattattttattttaaaaattaaaaaaattaaattatttcttttattttatataaaaatttaaaaaatttatgataattaaaaaatataaaaataaaaattttgtaacagTAAACGAGTCCGCTCTCTAGGAAACATTTCCGTTCATGAAGGGTATGGAGTGCCCTACTCCTCTTATGGCTTTAAAGGATTGTCCAATCCCACTTACCCGCAGGATGTTTTTCGGTGGGGTTGGGGACAAGGGGGAAATCTAAAGCCAACAGCCAACTAGGCTACCGGATTTGGCCAGCATGTAAATCTCTGACCGACTATTTGAGAAAAATAGCTTTTACATGCATGTTCATAAATGCTTCCAAATTCTTTATAATTGAAAGACAACGACATAACATTACAAAACTCAAGACAGGTCCAAGAGTTGTTACAAATTTGCGTAAATTCAAGAACCCTAATCTCTCTGAGTCTATATGCTCCACTGAGGAAACATAATAGAAGAAAATTTAATCTGGCCTTTTATTGTCATAAAAGAGACCGTGGCGCATAAAACATGTATTGGGAATGGCCTCTTCACAGTAATTACCAACCTAAAACAGCTTGTCAAAGGATAAGTTTTCATGACACAACTAGCCAAGCCTAGCTAAGTTCTTTGGCTGCTGCAATAACAGCTTCTGCAGTAAGACCAAACTCTTTGTATATTCTCCCTGCGGGTGCACTGGCCCCAAACCTGTCAATTCCTATTGCCTTGCCTTTGCTTCCAATAATCTTCTCCCACCCGAATGTTGACCCAGCCTCGATGCTAACCCTAGCTGAGACAGCTGCTGGCAAAACACTTTCCTTGTAAGCATCGGATTGCTCATCAAAGAGCTCCCAAGAAACGAGGGAAACAACTCTAACAGCCTTCCCCTCCTTTCTCAGTTCCTCAGCCGCTTTGGCAGCAATTTCCAGTTCAGAACCAGTTCCGATCAAAATAACATCTGGCTTGTTACCTGAAGAATTGtctgaaatagtatagccaccCTTTTCAACTCCTTCCACAGAAGTTCCAGGAAGTTGGGGAAGCTTTTGCCGAGAGAGAGCAAGAATAGAGGGTCTCTTCTTGTTAAGGACTGCAACCTTGTATGCTCCTGCAGTCTCGTTTCCATCTGCTGGACGGAGCATCAGAATATTGGGCATTGCCCGGAAACTTGCTAGGTGCTCTATTGGCTGATGGGTTGGGCCATCTTCTCCGAGTCCAATTGAATCATGAGTCATAACATAGATAACTCTAGCTTCACATAATGCAGAAATCCTGATAGCTGCTCTCATGTAGTCGgtgaaaacaaagaaagtagCACAGTATGGAATCAGCCCAGGGCTGTGTAAGGCAATGCCATTGCAAATGGCTCCCATTCCATGCTCTCTAACGCCAAACCTAACATTGCGTTCTTCCGGTGTATTCTTTTGGAAGTCCCCAAACATCTTCAGCAATGTCATGTTGGAAGAAGCAAGGTCTGCACTGCCACCAAGAAGACCTGGGAGAACCTTTGCAAGGGCATTAAGGCATTGCTGAGAGAGATTTCTGGTCGCATCAGCGGGGCTGTCCGGAGCATAAGTCTGGAgaatagaaatgaaaaaataatatataagataaCCTGCATAATCGATCTGTACTTTTCATTAGCCAATATGGGCTAGTCTATGTGAATACCGAGTTACAAGATTACGTATGCCAACACCAATATAAATGCGatggtctttttttattttttctttttctttttctttttatttttttctttctttctttaagcAGAAGCTAATTGTAATCAAATGTTGTGTAAAATACTTGCCAAAGGAACATTCATGCCCATTTTAGGATCATATGACAGAAACAAGCAGGCAGGCCCTGAAAGAAGAGATCAAGAGTAATCAAATGATCATTACTTACAGGAAGTGCTTTGTCCCAGCCAGCTGGTAATTCACCATAGATGATAGACTTGAGCTCTGCCGCTTCCTCCTTGTACTTCTTCTCATATTCAGCAAACTTGGCATTCCATTCAGATTCGAGAGCAGCACCGTCAGGAACATGGCGGCTCCAATGCCTGAGAAAgtccaaaaaaatttattgatacCAAATCCCCCCCGTAGTATGACAAACAATGATATCTATATCTATGCTTCCTCACTTTTTAACCTCTTCAGGCACATGGAAAGGTTCATATGGCCATCCAAGGTTCTTCCTAGTAGCATCCACTTCCTTGGCACCTAGTGCACTTCCATGTACACTGTAAGAGTTTGCCTTGTTTGGAGAACCATAGCCAATTGTTGTAGTCACCTGAGGGCACGCAAATGAAAAacgaagtcaagcacatcaaactCAAGACTCTTGGCCCTTCTTTTACAGAACTCAAATAAAGAATGACTCCAATGTATCCACTAGATAGTTGACTCCTATATTCAGGATTTAGAGATTGCAAGTGAAGGAGGGTGTAAGAGCCAACAGAACCCTGCCTGAACTTCCACAAATACCCTTCCCATCTGCTGGTATGAAGCAACGCAACCTTAAGGCATAGTTGGTTGAACTTATCAGATAACTATGAAcagaaaaactaatatataagtgcattggtatataaagaaattatctCCCCCCTGCATTAATCCCAACTGCACTGCACCATAAGAATCAACATATCAGGAATTTCTAACCTTGATTAAAGTGGGCTTGTCTTTCACAGTCTTTGCTTCCTCAATGGCAGCGCGAATATCATCATAGCCAGTGTTTCCATTCTTCACCCAGATAATGTGCCACCCAAGGCCCTCAAAACGTTTGTCAACACTCTCAGTGAACGCAATATCTGTGTCACCATCAATAGAAATGTGGTTGTCATCATAGAAAGCAATCAACTTCCCAAGTCCCCAGTGCCCGGCTAGGGAACAAGCTTCATTTGAAATCCCCTCCATTTGGCAACCATCTCCCAGAATAACGTATCTAGAGAAAACAACGCAGATACTTTTAAATCAAACAAGATAGGGCATTGTAACTTAAACTATATAtgaaatggaaaataaatagaaattacGTGTAATGGTCAACGATCTCATTGTCAGGCTTGTTGAAACGAGCAGCCAAGTGCTTCTCGGCAAGAGCCAAACCGACAGCATTGGCAATACCCTGCCCAAGAGGACCTGcataaagtaaaagaaaacaacaaagattaattaAAAAGCGAGGAAGATGTTGTCATAATGACTAATAGAAAAATTGATCAATTAGCTAATATTTGGAGACAAGGATCTAACCAGTTGTGACTTCACAACCAGGTGTCTCAAAGTTCTCAGGGTGTCCAGGGGTTCTGCTTCCCCATTGACGGAAACTCTTCAGGTCTTCTTCCTGATAGTGGATCCccaatattttcaattcatacggaatcaaatatttattcttaaaaatataattaacaaaggttgtgtgtgtgtgtgtagaaatGATAATATTCATAAGACCTTGTAACCTTTTGTCAAGAAATTGACTTGCAATTATATTCATAAGACCGTAGTAGCCGAATACATGGTGTATCAGAAGCTTACTATTATCAAACCcaatccacacacacacacacagagcaaAACACACAAAGGGTAGGCcaaaaatccttcaaaaaaatatattatacgtaATTTTCCAATGAAAACTCCCGATATATCctttaaaatttagaaagaaAGATTAGGTAATAACCACCTTGACACTATCGTAGCCAGCGAGGTGAAGCAGAGCGTACTGGAGCATGCAGCCGTGGCCGGCTGAGAGAACGAAGCGGTCACGGTTGAACCAATAGGGGTTCTTGGGGTTGTACCTCATGACTTCGTCATACAAGATATGGCCCATCGGGGCGCAGCCCATGGGAAGACCCGGGTGACCCGAGTTCGCCTTCTCAACGGCATCTATGGCCAGGAACCGGATCGTGTTGACAGACTTCTCCACCAACGAGATATCGGTGGTCTTGTCGACAATGGGGGTCTGGGCGACGGAGGCTCGTACCTGAAGGCTATAGTCGGAGACTCGGCGTCGGCGGTGGTGGACTCCGGTCGATGACTTTGAGTGTGAGGATTTGAGGCCGGAGAAAGTAGGAATAGTGTGAGTGGGGAGCGAGACCACGCGATCAGATGAGGATGGATTGGAGGCATGGTGGTGGGAAATGGCTCGGGCTAGGAGTGCCTGAGACAgagtcagtgatgaagtggaAGCCATAACttaaccagagagagagagagagagagagagaggcaagtAATGGCTATAAAATGGCTGATGGAGAGTCCGAGGTGTTCGATTTATCCGTGAGAGTGCGTCTCTTCTCGTCTGTACGTCAAAAAATCATGACGGGTAGAGAGAACAGACCGTTAGATTCAGATTGGGAGACATCAGAGCCGTTGACTGTGGGTAGGAAATGCTCTGCCTTTCGTTTTTTTTCCTTCCGCTCCCTCTCTTTTTTCAGCAATTTCTTTAATATGTCGCAGGAAATGAAATGTATAAATTCAAGGAAATCAAGAAGAATGattttattgttaaaaataaacaagTGATGACACATCCTATATATGTATCAGAATAGTGTGTCCTCTACATAGACACCAACTTACAAACAGAaatcctatcaaaaaaaaaaaaaaaacttacaaacaGAAACATTTAGTATAAGAATGTTAGAATATTAACTGCTTTGGAAGCATcgagtaattatatatatatagaatatccttttcttttcttttttaatttttattttttatttttccctaagataaaaatgaaaatagtcACCATCTGATTCTACAACGTTTTTCAGATCCTAGTGGTAGGTGGGTGGGTGTTGGTAGAATCAAGAGATGTTGGTTGGAGCATAGGTTCTAAGCGGCATACAAATATTGTACACGACTCATTCGGCGTTACCATTACTAAAATTTTCCAGTTAACCGAAAAAAGGCTGCTTACTTTATGTATGGTCAGACAACGACCGTTGACAGATTAAGTTGGTGATTTGTACTTATTTTTACTGAATTTctgattttttattcattttaccCCAAAAATGGTGTTCAATCtaaataaatattgatattCTTGATCAAATTGATTGATTTAGCACATTTCTAGTGACTGCTATTAAAGATAATAAGAACTATCTGAAAGAATAGTATTTCTCTTAGATTAAATGGCAGCATTGCTCCCATATTGCGACAGATAAATGAACAGCGTGTATAGTTTACCTTTTTCTTAATTCTAATTTGAAACTAGATGCAGGCATCCAGCAATTGCATGCATCACCCAAAATTCCCAAATTTAAGGCGATCCGTTgttgaaaagttgctggtggGTCACGAAGTTTGGTGGAGTGGAGGGTtggtcacacacacacacacacacacacacacacacatatatatatatatatgttttgctCTGTCACTCTGTTGAAGATTTGTTCCAAAAAATTGCAGAAGTTTGGTTAGGAAGGAAGAGAGGCCCTTTGCATTGTTGTACAAACTCGACTCCCAGAAGTTTTAATGTTTCTTTACGCCACCTAATTTAATTAGGTGGAAGGAAAGCCGCCAAACGAAGTAGCATCTGCACAACTAAGATGAGTAATGAGACAGTCTTCCAAACACGTTCATTCTCATACAGGTTTCCCCCTCTAGCTAGCTGGATAGAGCAGGAGCAGGTGGTCCGGTCTCCGGATAATCTCGATAGCAACACTAAACAGCTAGCCTACCCTAGAAACTTTTAACTGTCATTGCTCCTAACTCTTGAACATGAAGCTCGAGGATAATTGCTTTCAAAATTTTCCTCCCAACAAATGAGTCTAGGGAGGCCAGCTTTGATTGGGAAAATTGTAGGTTTGAAATGGTTATAAGTTGACGTCATGCTTCAGCAAAATGATCCAATGTACATTTCACTCCGGCAACTTGAGGACTTCATGTTACAACATCTTTGTGGGAAATTTTTGAATACTACACTTTCATTCTACTCTTATCTCACTATGATGAGGTGGCATTGCCCATCATTTACAAAGTGTTATGAAAGTGTAGTGAGATAAGAGTGGAATGATGGTGGAGCATCAAGCATTACTCATTTTCATATATGCAATAACCATTCAGAAAATTACTCTATATGTTAGACATCCCACTTTACACCTGAGCAACTTGTTCTAAAGTGATTCAATGATTTTTCAAGAATTGCGTAGAAATCACCTACAGGAACATATCTCAGCTCATTAAACCATGACCTTATTCCAGACTTCCAAATAAATCAGTGAAATATAAACCGAATTATTAACTGATAAAAGTCTTTCAGTTCATTTCTAGTTGGATTTGCACCGCAGACAACTCTAGATTTTCCCTTCAAACAACTCTAGATTGACATTTAAGACAATGAACAAGTGAGCATGGAAATCAAAACAAAGGAAAGAGATACCGTTTCAATAAAGGATGATCGAAGAAGTATTTTGTCTTTTACAGCCAAGAAAATCGAACAAACTGACAGCTGCCAAACGTGAGGCATATGGAAATATCAGCTTGATGTCAAGACTCAGATACTGTCTCGGTAAGAGAAGCATCAGCTGCAGAATTTTGAGCTTCTAGTAGCTTCATTTGCCGTTCTG
This genomic interval from Carya illinoinensis cultivar Pawnee chromosome 2, C.illinoinensisPawnee_v1, whole genome shotgun sequence contains the following:
- the LOC122301248 gene encoding transketolase, chloroplastic; this translates as MASTSSLTLSQALLARAISHHHASNPSSSDRVVSLPTHTIPTFSGLKSSHSKSSTGVHHRRRRVSDYSLQVRASVAQTPIVDKTTDISLVEKSVNTIRFLAIDAVEKANSGHPGLPMGCAPMGHILYDEVMRYNPKNPYWFNRDRFVLSAGHGCMLQYALLHLAGYDSVKEEDLKSFRQWGSRTPGHPENFETPGCEVTTGPLGQGIANAVGLALAEKHLAARFNKPDNEIVDHYTYVILGDGCQMEGISNEACSLAGHWGLGKLIAFYDDNHISIDGDTDIAFTESVDKRFEGLGWHIIWVKNGNTGYDDIRAAIEEAKTVKDKPTLIKVTTTIGYGSPNKANSYSVHGSALGAKEVDATRKNLGWPYEPFHVPEEVKKHWSRHVPDGAALESEWNAKFAEYEKKYKEEAAELKSIIYGELPAGWDKALPTYAPDSPADATRNLSQQCLNALAKVLPGLLGGSADLASSNMTLLKMFGDFQKNTPEERNVRFGVREHGMGAICNGIALHSPGLIPYCATFFVFTDYMRAAIRISALCEARVIYVMTHDSIGLGEDGPTHQPIEHLASFRAMPNILMLRPADGNETAGAYKVAVLNKKRPSILALSRQKLPQLPGTSVEGVEKGGYTISDNSSGNKPDVILIGTGSELEIAAKAAEELRKEGKAVRVVSLVSWELFDEQSDAYKESVLPAAVSARVSIEAGSTFGWEKIIGSKGKAIGIDRFGASAPAGRIYKEFGLTAEAVIAAAKELS